A DNA window from Sylvia atricapilla isolate bSylAtr1 chromosome 6, bSylAtr1.pri, whole genome shotgun sequence contains the following coding sequences:
- the DTD2 gene encoding D-aminoacyl-tRNA deacylase 2 isoform X1: MAAARAARARALLQQSESARLQVRPADSGSEAQWVQIQRGLVIYICFFKGADEDLIPKIVDALLNVKLSENENGEFVSVLDLPGDVLIIPQATLGGKPKGRKMQYHANIEKEKGLELYSQFVALCEKELAANAKCVEAGVLVKHGTYGNRQVLKLDTNGPYTHLMEF; the protein is encoded by the exons atggcggcggcgcgggcggcgcgggcccgggcgctgctgcagcagagcgAGTCCGCCCGCCTGCAGGTGCGGCCGGCCGACAGCGGCTCCGAGGCGCAGTGGGTGCAG ATCCAGAGGGGGCTTGTTATCTACATCTGCTTCTTCAAAGGTGCTGATGAGGATCTCATCCCCAAAATTG tcGATGCGCTGCTGAATGTTAAAttaagtgaaaatgaaaacGGCGAGTTTGTCTCCGTTCTTGATTTACCAGGCGACGTACTCATCATACCACAGGCCACCCTGGGTGGCAAACCAAAGGGGAGAAAGATGCAGTACCATGCAaacattgaaaaagaaaaagggctCGAACTTTATTCTCAGTTTGTGGCCTTGTGTGAAAAAGAACTGGCTGCCAATGCCAAGTGCGTGGAAGCCGGTGTTCTTGTCAAGCACGGCACATATGGGAACAGGCAGGTGTTAAAACTGGACACAAATGGACCTTACACTCATCTGATggaattttga
- the DTD2 gene encoding D-aminoacyl-tRNA deacylase 2 isoform X2, with product MAAARAARARALLQQSESARLQVRPADSGSEAQWVQIQRGLVIYICFFKGADEDLIPKIGDVLIIPQATLGGKPKGRKMQYHANIEKEKGLELYSQFVALCEKELAANAKCVEAGVLVKHGTYGNRQVLKLDTNGPYTHLMEF from the exons atggcggcggcgcgggcggcgcgggcccgggcgctgctgcagcagagcgAGTCCGCCCGCCTGCAGGTGCGGCCGGCCGACAGCGGCTCCGAGGCGCAGTGGGTGCAG ATCCAGAGGGGGCTTGTTATCTACATCTGCTTCTTCAAAGGTGCTGATGAGGATCTCATCCCCAAAATTG GCGACGTACTCATCATACCACAGGCCACCCTGGGTGGCAAACCAAAGGGGAGAAAGATGCAGTACCATGCAaacattgaaaaagaaaaagggctCGAACTTTATTCTCAGTTTGTGGCCTTGTGTGAAAAAGAACTGGCTGCCAATGCCAAGTGCGTGGAAGCCGGTGTTCTTGTCAAGCACGGCACATATGGGAACAGGCAGGTGTTAAAACTGGACACAAATGGACCTTACACTCATCTGATggaattttga